The proteins below come from a single Papaver somniferum cultivar HN1 chromosome 11, ASM357369v1, whole genome shotgun sequence genomic window:
- the LOC113325247 gene encoding putative receptor like protein 25: MAIPIEFKTISYLEELDLHSNNFTGGLDYIFAKTSDGGHGFRLLDLSDNMFAGPVDEDIGNLNAIQAVESLILSNNPLGGSIPKSLGKMYSLRTLKLENNGLTGTIPAELSNATLLTSIMLSNNNLTGGIPSGVINLTSLKELDVSHNMLTGEIPPHNATIPAASFEGNAGLCGSPLPPCKDA, from the exons ATGG CTATACCTATTGAGTTCAAGACAATTTCTTATTTAGAGGAGCTTGATCTTCACTCGAACAACTTCACCGGTGGATTAGACTACATCTTTGCGAAAACAAGTGATGGCGGTCATGGGTTCCGTCTTCTTGATCTTTCGGATAATATGTTTGCTGGTCCCGTTGATGAAGATATTGGAAACCTGAATGCGATACAGGCAGTTGAATCATTAATATTATCTAATAATCCTTTAGGAGGATCCATACCAAAATCCTTAGGGAAAATGTATAGCCTGAGGACTTTAAAGCTTGAAAATAACGGGTTAACGGGGACGATACCAGCTGAGCTAAGCAATGCCACATTGTTAACATCTATCATGCTATCAAATAACAACCTTACCGGTGGCATACCTTCAGGGGTGATCAACTTGACAAGTCTCAAAGAATTGGATGTGTCACATAACATGTTGACAGGGGAAATTCCTCCGCATAATGCAACAATTCCTGCAGCTTCTTTTGAGGGAAACGCTGGCCTGTGTGGCTCCCCACTTCCTCCTTGTAAGGATGCCTAA
- the LOC113325248 gene encoding uncharacterized protein LOC113325248: protein MGSVHLFLQPNRNKKILNPPHSRKPGRPKSKRVRSYDEPRVEKTKRRCGKCGNVTNHNKRTCAGGEVGSNPTAKRQRTECDAQSFTFSNIEPTMKTSSETHLKPSQSVQVRFDFAVGSF from the exons ATGGGTTCAG TGCATTTGTTCTTGCAGCCAAACAGGAACAAGAAGATCTTGAACCCTCCTCACAGTAGGAAACCAGGAAGACCCAAGAGCAAGAGGGTAAGAAGTTATGATGAACCTCGTGTtgagaagacaaaaaggaggtgtGGGAAATGTGGAAATGTTACTAACCACAACAAAAGAACATGTGCTGGTGGTGAAGTGGGATCTAATCCAACTGCAAAGAGGCAAAGGACTGAATGTGATGCACAAAGCTTCACCTTCAGCAACATAGAGCCAA caatgaagacttCATCTGAGACCCATTTAAAACCGTCACAATCTGTACAAGTGAG GTTTGATTTTGCAGTGGGCAGTTTTTGA
- the LOC113321575 gene encoding F-box protein CPR1-like encodes MGVASRTRSKLKEKEEARLKQEEDQSTSLLLNLPAEFHDEIYLRLPGESILSLRCVCKFLLRILSEPIFIKNHVNLSIQTKNRNPKLLFSQSSRDNPPVIYSIPIDYASISSSSLSNIVCDGAVLMNYPFESEKTHYHQYLWSCNGLICLKISRIDTVDYDMGHMATNYFSVLNPFTRQFKEFTMQTVNTFCYGIAYGFGYDRIIDDYKLVAISDNDVPTGCSNIEVYTVRSNLRASVQGNVKYSIYSGKRSRAVFFNGGLHWLGCIRTPCGKTSPETILCFDISNGIMASIPLPENVTPPADFLGEVYKNLGVWGDSICVAFVYNRVRLDVWVMLEYGVKESWMNLFTTTQLPLSNRMPFWKPLLCFDKEKFLVDYGFHLLVLLDTTNEQVKSVVVRDITMGDNRESYVETIASLGSSTYLEKVDYK; translated from the coding sequence ATGGGCGTTGCATCCCGTACCAGATCCAAattaaaggaaaaagaagaagcaaGATTAAAGCAAGAAGAAGATCAATCAACATCTCTGTTGTTAAATCTTCCCGCAGAGTTTCACGACGAGATCTATCTGAGGTTACCAGGGGAATCCATCTTATCGTTGAGGTGTGTCTGCAAATTTCTATTAAGAATACTCTCTGAACCTATTTTCATCAAGAATCATGTTAATCTTTCTATTCAGACcaagaacagaaaccctaaactCTTGTTTAGTCAATCTTCCCGTGATAATCCCCCTGTGATTTACTCTATACCTATAGATTATGCTTCAATTTCATCGTCATCTTTATCAAATATTGTATGTGATGGAGCAGTTCTGATGAATTACCCATTTGAATCTGAGAAAACACATTATCACCAATACTTGTGGTCATGTAATGGTTTAATTTGCTTAAAGATTTCTAGGATTGATACAGTTGATTATGATATGGGACATATGGCCACTaattattttagtgttttgaaccCATTCACAAGACAATTTAAGGAATTTACTATGCAAACAGTGAATACATTTTGTTACGGCATAGCTTATGGATTTGGTTATGATAGAATCATTGATGATTACAAGCTAGTTGCAATATCGGATAATGATGTACCAACTGGTTGCTCCAATATCGAAGTTTATACAGTGAGATCGAATTTACGGGCTAGTGTCCAGGGCAACGTCAAATACTCAATTTATAGTGGTAAAAGATCTCGTGCTGTGTTTTTCAATGGTGGTCTTCATTGGTTGGGATGTATTCGCACTCCCTGTGGAAAAACCTCTCCAGAAACTATATTGTGTTTTGATATTAGCAATGGGATAATGGCGAGTATCCCATTACCTGAAAATGTTACGCCCCCTGCAGATTTTTTGGgagaagtatataaaaatttgGGAGTGTGGGGAGACAGCATTTGTGTAGCTTTTGTTTATAACCGTGTGAGACTTGATGTGTGGGTGATGCTGGAGTATGGAGTAAAGGAGTCTTGGATGAATTTATTTACCACAACCCAACTACCGCTCTCAAACCGAATGCCATTTTGGAAGCCGCTATTGTGTTTTGACAAGGAGAAATTTCTCGTGGATTATGGTTTCCATCTTTTAGTTTTACTTGATACAACAAATGAACAAGTTAAATCAGTGGTGGTCCGTGATATCACTATGGGCGATAATCGAGAGAGTTATGTGGAGACCATAGCCTCACTTGGCTCGAGTACTTATCTGGAAAAGGTAGATTACAAATGA